One Epinephelus moara isolate mb chromosome 20, YSFRI_EMoa_1.0, whole genome shotgun sequence genomic window carries:
- the lysmd4 gene encoding lysM and putative peptidoglycan-binding domain-containing protein 4, which produces MRRGEHVSRAFQAPVDVHASADGQVYMFNRRPNESSDDEELNVMEMRPRIYQEQDRLRNVQLLERDVVDGDNLNKLALQYGCKVADIKRVNNLLKEQDLFALKSIKIPVQKHSFLTERYTDLRDPEEEMPRSSTTPAKPPDRARAQPHLQEVTDFLMEVDQDIEKLIQTTNDQDDDLLDNPEKQQRFGLKGQPLSSHGADWGIQWWNAVVAMLLIGIVLPLFYVIYFKTKDSEVVSPTNGSSAFSQSSTTSSNSSETSTS; this is translated from the exons ATGCGGCGGGGGGAGCACGTTTCACGGGCTTTCCAGGCCCCGGTGGACGTCCATGCCAGTGCAGATGGCCAGGTTTACATGTTCAACAGGAGGCCCAATGAGTCCTCAGATGATGAGGAGCTCAACGTCATGGAGATGAGGCCACGCATTTACCAGGAGCAGGACAGACTGAGGAACGTTCAGCTGCTGGAGCGGGATGTGGTAGATGGCGACAACCTCAACAAGCTCGCACTGCAGTATGGCTGCAAG GTGGCAGATATAAAGCGGGTGAACAATCTTCTGAAGGAACAGGATTTATTTGCACTTAAATCCATCAAAATACCCGTTCAGAAACACAGCTTTTTAACTGAGAGGTACACAGACCTCAGAGACCCTGAAGAAGAAATGCCGCGTTCATCCACTACACCAGCGAAGCCTCCGGATCGAGCCAGAGCCCAGCCACATCTGCAGGAGGTCACGGACTTTCTAATGGAGGTGGACCAAGATATTGAGAAACTGATTCAGACTACAAATGATCAGGATGACGATCTCTTGGATAACCCGGAGAAACAGCAGAGGTTTGGTCTCAAAGGACAGCCCCTGAGCAGTCACGGTGCAGACTGGGGCATCCAGTGGTGGAACGCCGTGGTCGCCATGCTCCTGATCGGCATCGTCCTGcctttattttatgtaatttatttcaaaacaaaagataGTGAAGTAGTTTCACCAACAAATGGTAGCAGTGCTTTTAGTCAGTCATCCACAACCTCTTCAAACTCCTCAGAAACAAGTACAAGTTGA